Proteins encoded in a region of the Flavobacteriaceae bacterium HL-DH10 genome:
- a CDS encoding ATPase: protein MVNPSKITEGGVEFSIGTFDGKAVTYDFQKILIYLDAKGKLLFGKHFKIYEEDHNVIMKLCHYFIKDIENCERHDIDPNKGILLSGPVGCGKTSLMRLLKFIVPHQRPYIVVPSRNIVFGFNHVGYKTIEDYGNSQFFCFDDLGVEPIGRHYGKDCNVMGEILLSRYEIFLKHNIKTHATTNLNAEELEHLYGNRVRSRMRQLFNLIAFDKHTNDKRK, encoded by the coding sequence ATGGTCAACCCCTCTAAAATAACCGAAGGTGGTGTAGAATTTTCCATTGGTACATTCGATGGAAAAGCTGTTACCTATGATTTTCAGAAAATACTAATTTATCTGGATGCTAAAGGAAAACTACTCTTTGGTAAGCATTTTAAAATATACGAAGAAGACCATAATGTCATTATGAAACTTTGCCATTATTTTATAAAAGACATTGAGAACTGCGAGCGACATGATATCGATCCAAACAAAGGCATCTTACTTTCTGGTCCAGTTGGTTGTGGCAAAACCAGTTTGATGCGACTTTTAAAATTCATTGTCCCACATCAACGTCCATACATTGTAGTACCTTCTCGTAACATCGTTTTCGGGTTTAACCATGTAGGCTACAAAACCATTGAAGATTATGGTAATAGTCAGTTTTTTTGTTTTGATGATCTGGGTGTTGAACCCATTGGCAGGCATTATGGAAAAGATTGCAATGTCATGGGAGAAATACTCTTATCCCGATATGAAATTTTCCTAAAACACAACATAAAAACCCATGCCACAACAAACTTGAATGCCGAGGAATTGGAACATTTGTACGGAAACAGAGTACGGAGTAGAATGCGCCAATTATTCAACCTCATTGCTTTTGACAAGCACACAAACGATAAACGAAAATAA
- a CDS encoding aminotransferase class IV, whose protein sequence is MTNFNENILDNNTLLSIQNRGFTYGDALFETIKISNGKLLFWEDHYFRLMASMRIMRMEIPMKFTMEFLEAQIQKTLDSNQLGNKSSRIKLTVFRNEGGLYLPNTNDVSFLITVKAIEHDLYVHNEGFYEVDLFKDFYVSPSLLSTLKSNNKALNVVGSIYAKENKLHNCFVLNTDKKIVEALNGNVFLVKGNIIKTPPVNEGCLKGVMRKQIIELINGIPEYELVEDSISPFELQKADEIFITNVIVGIQSVTKYRKKTFTNEVAINLLQKLNIKIRLN, encoded by the coding sequence ATGACAAATTTTAACGAAAATATCTTAGACAACAATACACTATTATCTATTCAAAACAGAGGTTTTACATATGGTGATGCGCTTTTTGAAACTATTAAAATATCCAATGGTAAGTTGTTGTTTTGGGAAGATCATTATTTTAGGTTGATGGCATCTATGCGAATTATGCGCATGGAAATTCCTATGAAATTTACCATGGAATTTTTAGAAGCTCAAATACAAAAAACTTTAGATTCTAATCAATTAGGTAATAAGTCTTCAAGAATTAAGTTAACCGTTTTTAGAAACGAAGGAGGCTTGTATTTACCCAATACAAACGATGTGAGTTTCCTTATTACTGTAAAAGCTATTGAACATGATTTATATGTACACAATGAAGGTTTTTACGAAGTAGATTTGTTTAAAGATTTTTATGTATCACCAAGTTTATTGTCAACTTTAAAAAGCAATAATAAAGCGTTAAATGTTGTTGGAAGCATTTATGCTAAAGAAAATAAGTTACACAACTGTTTTGTTTTAAATACCGATAAAAAAATTGTGGAAGCGCTTAACGGAAATGTTTTTTTAGTAAAAGGAAATATTATAAAAACGCCACCAGTTAATGAAGGCTGTTTAAAAGGCGTTATGCGAAAACAAATTATTGAATTAATAAATGGTATTCCAGAATATGAATTGGTTGAAGATTCTATATCACCTTTTGAACTTCAAAAGGCTGATGAAATTTTTATAACAAATGTTATTGTAGGGATACAGTCTGTAACAAAATATAGAAAAAAGACGTTTACAAACGAAGTCGCTATAAATTTATTACAGAAATTAAATATAAAAATAAGATTAAATTAA
- a CDS encoding START-like domain-containing protein has translation MDDKIKFDIEFPIQASPQLLYQYISTPSGLSEWFSDNVNSRGELFTFIWDDSEEQAKLLSKKSGERVKFRWIDDEEEGLQCYFEIRIQVDEITKDVSLMVTDFAEEDEVDESKMLWVNQISSLKQVLGSA, from the coding sequence ATGGACGATAAAATTAAATTTGATATAGAATTCCCAATTCAAGCATCTCCTCAACTGTTATATCAATACATATCTACACCGTCTGGTTTATCCGAATGGTTTTCAGATAATGTAAATTCTAGAGGCGAGCTGTTTACTTTTATTTGGGATGATAGTGAAGAACAAGCTAAATTGTTAAGCAAAAAAAGTGGCGAGCGTGTTAAATTTAGATGGATTGATGACGAAGAAGAGGGGTTACAATGCTATTTTGAAATTAGAATTCAAGTAGATGAAATAACTAAAGATGTATCATTAATGGTTACAGATTTTGCTGAAGAAGATGAAGTTGACGAGTCTAAAATGCTTTGGGTGAATCAAATTTCTAGTTTAAAACAAGTATTAGGTTCAGCTTAA
- a CDS encoding helix-turn-helix transcriptional regulator: protein MTIKKEVKRQRYFKIQTYLGLTSILSIILLPLLTYFGDFQPVTQPLVTMAFFLVTTMEVNSYIYRLKNSYILKRNIGEEYNFTNRENEIAIQIIKGASYKKISENMFISYGTVRKHASNIFIKSKVSNREGLMKKFRK, encoded by the coding sequence ATGACTATCAAAAAAGAAGTAAAGCGCCAGCGTTACTTCAAAATACAAACCTATTTAGGTTTAACTTCTATACTATCTATAATTCTTTTGCCATTACTAACCTACTTTGGAGATTTTCAACCCGTAACCCAACCATTAGTAACCATGGCCTTTTTTTTAGTTACAACTATGGAAGTAAACAGTTATATATATAGATTAAAAAACTCTTATATTTTAAAACGGAATATTGGTGAAGAATACAATTTTACGAACAGAGAAAATGAAATTGCTATCCAAATCATCAAAGGAGCTAGTTATAAAAAAATATCTGAAAACATGTTTATCTCTTATGGTACAGTTAGAAAACATGCCTCTAATATCTTTATAAAATCAAAGGTTTCTAATAGAGAAGGCTTGATGAAAAAATTTAGAAAATAG
- a CDS encoding HU family DNA-binding protein — protein sequence MNKTDLIDAMAEHAGITKAAAKKALECAIIEIEGALQKGNRVSLVGFGSWSVSKRAAREGRNPQTGATIKIKAKNVVKFKAGSDLSSAVN from the coding sequence ATGAACAAAACAGATTTAATCGACGCAATGGCAGAACACGCAGGAATCACTAAAGCAGCTGCAAAAAAAGCTTTAGAGTGTGCAATCATTGAAATTGAAGGAGCTTTACAAAAAGGTAACAGAGTTTCTTTAGTAGGATTTGGATCTTGGTCAGTATCTAAAAGAGCTGCAAGAGAAGGAAGAAACCCTCAAACTGGTGCTACTATAAAAATTAAAGCTAAAAACGTTGTTAAGTTTAAAGCTGGATCAGATTTATCAAGTGCAGTAAACTAA
- a CDS encoding helix-turn-helix domain-containing protein — protein sequence MPTSIITTDDLRDFKIELLSDIKKLLIKQSGTGLKKYLKSSEVMDLLSISAGTLQNLRMNGTIPHTKMGGINFYEADEIQKVMIANRVQIKLSKDV from the coding sequence ATGCCAACAAGTATCATCACTACAGACGACCTAAGAGATTTTAAAATTGAATTACTCAGTGATATTAAAAAGTTGCTGATAAAACAATCAGGTACAGGATTAAAGAAGTATTTAAAATCGTCTGAAGTCATGGATTTACTGAGCATTAGTGCTGGAACTCTACAAAATTTAAGAATGAATGGCACAATTCCACACACTAAAATGGGAGGTATCAATTTTTATGAAGCCGATGAAATCCAGAAAGTTATGATAGCAAATAGAGTTCAAATAAAATTGAGTAAAGATGTATGA
- a CDS encoding RteC domain-containing protein: MDFEKNNKELIKKLDDVKYESNNIVDRSNQSIIICRNYLNNYKKEVVKNGFQSIDKEIEFFKRTKQTPLTQLIYYSEIRSFEIQFPKVDLNQQRKYVKKKMSKLNRFFLYNMDFAQYIKSNQTHLDKQYFTRDYFDNLPITSSKFYFQDPDFCTPYDMLLGKLTAYNNFISYLQNRLVNSKKSKHYNDLKVTNEVELQWTSTKTDLTELIYALHHCRVINNGKSDIKEIAKVLEGVLHFEIGDCYKTFAEIKTRKMSRTKFLDDLSQGLLTYINNSED; encoded by the coding sequence ATGGATTTTGAAAAAAACAATAAAGAACTTATTAAGAAATTGGATGATGTAAAATATGAATCCAATAACATTGTTGACCGTTCCAATCAATCAATTATTATCTGCCGAAATTATCTAAATAACTACAAAAAAGAAGTTGTTAAAAACGGATTTCAATCAATTGATAAAGAAATTGAGTTTTTCAAAAGAACAAAACAGACTCCCTTGACTCAACTTATCTATTACTCAGAAATCCGTTCTTTCGAAATTCAATTTCCAAAAGTAGATTTAAACCAACAACGAAAATATGTAAAAAAGAAAATGAGCAAACTAAATCGTTTTTTTCTGTACAATATGGACTTTGCACAATATATAAAGTCAAACCAAACACATCTTGACAAGCAATACTTTACAAGGGATTATTTTGATAATCTTCCTATTACTTCTTCAAAATTCTACTTCCAAGATCCAGATTTCTGTACACCATATGATATGTTATTAGGTAAACTCACAGCATATAATAATTTTATTTCTTACCTCCAAAACAGATTAGTTAACTCTAAAAAATCAAAACACTACAACGATTTAAAGGTGACGAATGAGGTGGAACTACAATGGACTTCAACAAAAACAGATTTAACTGAATTAATTTATGCACTACATCACTGTAGAGTCATCAATAATGGCAAATCTGATATCAAGGAGATTGCTAAAGTTCTTGAAGGAGTTTTACATTTTGAAATTGGGGATTGTTACAAAACATTTGCCGAAATAAAAACAAGGAAAATGAGTCGTACAAAATTTTTAGATGACCTATCGCAAGGCCTACTTACATACATAAATAATTCTGAGGATTAA
- a CDS encoding D-cysteine desulfhydrase family protein — protein MMLSKKYPLGFYPTPLEKMENLSKKYPDYNLYIKRDDNSGLASGGNKVRKLQFFIYEALDKGYDTIITAGAQQSNHCRQAAAACAKSGLECHLLLGGNKPENYTGNLLLSHLLGANIHFTGDNRKGEDLFSLKQKLEEQNKKVYVVPYGGSNLLGAYGFVDAVKELKKQLSDLNLKMDYIFFASSSGGTQAGLKLGTDLYGLDVKLMPISIDKLGYGDVTLDKAVLELLLEGQKTLGIEKAYTIEDATLIRGYDSEGYGVVTSNEKNAIKELAHSEGILLDPVYSGRAFYGMLDHLENKKLKKNSNVLFWHTGGLPANFFYSKDLI, from the coding sequence ATGATGCTTTCAAAAAAATATCCTCTAGGTTTTTACCCAACGCCATTGGAGAAGATGGAAAACTTATCAAAAAAATATCCTGATTATAATTTATATATCAAGCGCGATGACAATTCTGGATTAGCGTCTGGAGGTAACAAGGTAAGGAAACTACAATTTTTTATTTATGAAGCCTTGGATAAAGGATATGATACAATCATTACGGCAGGAGCTCAACAATCCAACCATTGTAGGCAAGCCGCAGCAGCATGTGCAAAGTCAGGTTTAGAATGCCATTTATTGTTAGGTGGCAATAAACCAGAAAATTACACAGGTAATTTATTGCTTTCCCATTTACTGGGTGCCAATATCCATTTTACTGGTGACAATAGAAAGGGTGAAGATTTATTTTCTTTAAAGCAAAAATTAGAGGAACAAAATAAAAAAGTCTATGTAGTACCGTATGGAGGCTCAAATTTACTTGGCGCTTATGGGTTTGTAGATGCTGTAAAAGAGTTAAAAAAACAACTATCCGACTTGAACTTGAAGATGGATTATATATTCTTTGCTTCTAGTTCTGGTGGAACGCAGGCTGGACTCAAACTTGGAACAGATTTATATGGACTTGATGTAAAGTTAATGCCCATAAGTATTGATAAATTGGGTTACGGAGATGTAACATTAGATAAAGCCGTACTGGAACTATTGCTTGAAGGACAGAAAACATTGGGTATTGAAAAAGCATACACAATTGAAGATGCGACACTAATTAGAGGCTATGATTCAGAGGGATATGGCGTTGTAACGTCAAATGAAAAAAATGCAATAAAAGAATTAGCCCATAGCGAAGGTATTTTACTTGATCCAGTTTATTCGGGAAGGGCATTTTATGGGATGTTGGATCATCTCGAAAACAAAAAATTAAAAAAGAATTCCAATGTTCTTTTTTGGCATACAGGAGGTTTACCAGCTAATTTTTTCTATTCTAAAGACTTAATATAA
- a CDS encoding YqgE/AlgH family protein: MVTSKPKKGDLLIAEPAIIGDVSFNRSIVLLADHTEEGSIGFILNKPLEYTINDLVPEVDATFKVYNGGPVEQDNLYFIHKIPHLIPDSIEISLGIFWGGDFSKVAEQIANNTIKENDIRFFLGYSGWDTNQLKEELKANSWVVTENIYKKNIIEKDYETFWKEKMLEFGGEYSIWSNAPENPSFN, translated from the coding sequence ATGGTAACATCAAAACCTAAAAAAGGTGATTTACTAATCGCAGAACCTGCAATAATTGGCGATGTTTCTTTTAACCGCTCTATTGTTTTATTAGCAGATCACACCGAAGAAGGATCTATAGGCTTCATATTAAATAAACCTTTAGAATACACTATTAATGACTTAGTACCAGAAGTAGACGCTACTTTTAAAGTGTATAATGGCGGTCCTGTAGAACAGGATAATTTGTATTTTATTCATAAAATACCACATTTAATACCTGACAGTATAGAAATTTCTTTAGGTATTTTTTGGGGTGGTGATTTTAGTAAAGTTGCCGAACAAATTGCCAACAATACCATAAAAGAAAATGATATTCGTTTTTTTCTAGGGTATTCGGGTTGGGATACCAATCAATTAAAAGAAGAGCTAAAAGCGAATTCTTGGGTTGTAACAGAAAATATTTATAAAAAGAATATTATAGAAAAGGATTATGAAACCTTTTGGAAAGAAAAAATGCTAGAATTTGGTGGCGAGTATAGTATTTGGTCTAATGCACCAGAAAATCCAAGTTTTAATTAA